Proteins from one Mycteria americana isolate JAX WOST 10 ecotype Jacksonville Zoo and Gardens chromosome 1, USCA_MyAme_1.0, whole genome shotgun sequence genomic window:
- the SEPTIN3 gene encoding neuronal-specific septin-3 gives MFKGPVESKNEAAMSELVPEPRQKPVVPMKPMGINANLLGYIGIDTIIEQMRKKTMKTGFDFNIMVVGQSGLGKSTLVNTLFKSQVSRKSSGWNREEKIPKTVEIKAIGHVIEEGGVKMKLTVIDTPGFGDQINNENCWEPIEKYINEQYEKFLKEEVNIARKKRIPDTRVHCCLYFISPTGHSLRPLDLEFMKHLSKVVNIIPVIAKADTMTLEEKTEFKQRVRKELEVNGIEFYPQKEFDEDLEDKTENDKIRQESMPFAVVGSDKEYQVNGKRVLGRKTPWGIIEVENLTHCEFALLRDFVIRTHLQDLKEVTHNIHYETYRAKRLNDNGGLPPMTVETEENHESNL, from the exons GGCCAGTGGAGAGCAAAAACGAAGCAGCCATGTCTGAGCTGGTCCCTGAGCCGCGACAAAAACCAGTCGTACCGATGAAACCCATGGGCATTAATGCCAACTTGCTGGGCTACATCGGTATTGACACCATCATTGAGCAGATGCGCAAGAAAACCATGAAGACAGGTTTCGACTTCAACATCATGGTTGTAG GTCAAAGTGGACTGGGGAAGTCGACGTTGGTGAACACCCTCTTCAAATCCCAGGTGAGCCGCAAATCTTCGGGCTGGAACCGGGAGGAGAAGATCCCCAAGACAGTGGAGATCAAAGCCATCGGGCACG TCATTGAAGAAGGTGGTGTCAAAATGAAGCTGACAGTGATAGACACCCCAGGATTTGGGGACCAGATCAACAACGAGAACTG CTGGGAGCCTATTGAGAAATACATCAACGAGCAATATGAAAAATTTTTGAAAGAGGAGGTGAATATTGCAAGGAAGAAACGAATTCCAGACACACGAGTGCACTGCTGCCTCTACTTCATCTCCCCCACGGGCCACTC CCTGCGGCCTTTGGACCTGGAGTTCATGAAACATCTCAGCAAGGTAGTGAACATCATCCCGGTTATTGCCAAGGCTGACACCATGACCTTGGAGGAGAAGACCGAATTCAAACAAAGA GTGCGCAAAGAGCTAGAAGTAAATGGGATCGAGTTTTACCCCCAGAAAGAATTTGATGAGGACTTGGAGGATAAAACGGAGAATGACAAAATCAGG CAGGAAAGCATGCCCTTCGCAGTAGTGGGCAGCGACAAGGAGTACCAAGTGAATGGCAAAAGAGTCCTGGGCAGGAAAACACCCTGGGGAATCATTGAAG tggaaaaccTCACTCACTGTGAATTTGCCCTACTTCGAGATTTTGTTATCAG GACCCACCTTCAGGACCTAAAAGAAGTGACCCACAACATCCACTATGAGACCTACAGGGCCAAGCGGCTGAATGACAATGGAGGGCTGCCCCCCATGACTGTCGAGACAGAGGAAAACCACGAAAGTAACCTGTGA
- the WBP2NL gene encoding postacrosomal sheath WW domain-binding protein isoform X2: MLYLTPYRMIFVSKGKDPMLSFMMPFYLVKGCSIEQPVFSANYIKGQIQAEAGGGWEGQGTFKLTFNSGGAIEFGQLMFKAASNASSGVPLQNPGYGYTPVPGGYAPAPPAPGGYSPVPGGYAAPPPPNGPYPYTPPPMNAYGPAPQPMGYPYAQTPGIYPPLPNMNPMYVPPPPPYSGPSPAGPSAPPAWVGPGMPGDSKAMEAASSAYYNPANPHNVYMPMDQPPPYAPPEDKKNN, from the exons ATGTTATATCTCACCCCTTACCGG ATGATCTTTGTGTCGAAGGGCAAGGATCCTATGCTGTCTTTCATGATGCCATTTTATTTGGTGAAAGGATGCTCAATTGAGCAGCCTGTTTTCTCTGCCAATTACATCAAAGGACAGATTCAGGCCGAGGCAGGAG GTGGCTGGGAAGGGCAAGGGACATTTAAACTGACTTTCAACAGTGGAGGAGCCATTGAGTTTGGACAGTTGATGTTCAAAGCTGCCTCTAATG CTTCCAGTGGCGTTCCTCTCCAGAACCCTGGCTATGGCTATACACCTGTGCCCGGAGGGTATGCACCCGCCCCGCCTGCTCCAGGGGGGTATTCACCTGTACCGGGGGGCTATGCTGCCCCTCCACCACCAAACGGACCATATCCTTATACACCACCTCCGATGAATGCCTATGGACCTGCTCCACAGCCCATGGGATATCCATATGCCCAGACTCCAG GTATTTACCCACCACTTCCAAACATGAACCCCATGTATGTGCCACCTCCTCCCCCGTACTCTGGGCCGTCTCCTGCAGGACCCTCAGCTCCCCCAGCTTGGGTGGGCCCAGGGATGCCAG GGGACAGTAAGGCCATGGAAGCCGCTTCCAGTGCATATTACAACCCTGCCAACCCACACAATGTGTACATGCCCATG GATCAGCCGCCTCCTTATGCACCCCCTGAGGATAAGAAGAACAACTAA
- the WBP2NL gene encoding postacrosomal sheath WW domain-binding protein isoform X1 — translation MALNRNHSQEGGVVIPNAESVLKHCKDVELSFSDVTGKPEAFKGTKKGMLYLTPYRMIFVSKGKDPMLSFMMPFYLVKGCSIEQPVFSANYIKGQIQAEAGGGWEGQGTFKLTFNSGGAIEFGQLMFKAASNASSGVPLQNPGYGYTPVPGGYAPAPPAPGGYSPVPGGYAAPPPPNGPYPYTPPPMNAYGPAPQPMGYPYAQTPGIYPPLPNMNPMYVPPPPPYSGPSPAGPSAPPAWVGPGMPGDSKAMEAASSAYYNPANPHNVYMPMDQPPPYAPPEDKKNN, via the exons ATGGCGCTGAACAGGAACCACTCGCAGGAGGGCGGTGTCGTCATCCCCAATGCCGAGAG TGTTCTCAAACATTGTAAAGATGTGGAGCTCTCCTTCAGTGACGTGACGGGCAAGCCTGAAGCCTTCAAAGGCACCAAGAAAGGGATGTTATATCTCACCCCTTACCGG ATGATCTTTGTGTCGAAGGGCAAGGATCCTATGCTGTCTTTCATGATGCCATTTTATTTGGTGAAAGGATGCTCAATTGAGCAGCCTGTTTTCTCTGCCAATTACATCAAAGGACAGATTCAGGCCGAGGCAGGAG GTGGCTGGGAAGGGCAAGGGACATTTAAACTGACTTTCAACAGTGGAGGAGCCATTGAGTTTGGACAGTTGATGTTCAAAGCTGCCTCTAATG CTTCCAGTGGCGTTCCTCTCCAGAACCCTGGCTATGGCTATACACCTGTGCCCGGAGGGTATGCACCCGCCCCGCCTGCTCCAGGGGGGTATTCACCTGTACCGGGGGGCTATGCTGCCCCTCCACCACCAAACGGACCATATCCTTATACACCACCTCCGATGAATGCCTATGGACCTGCTCCACAGCCCATGGGATATCCATATGCCCAGACTCCAG GTATTTACCCACCACTTCCAAACATGAACCCCATGTATGTGCCACCTCCTCCCCCGTACTCTGGGCCGTCTCCTGCAGGACCCTCAGCTCCCCCAGCTTGGGTGGGCCCAGGGATGCCAG GGGACAGTAAGGCCATGGAAGCCGCTTCCAGTGCATATTACAACCCTGCCAACCCACACAATGTGTACATGCCCATG GATCAGCCGCCTCCTTATGCACCCCCTGAGGATAAGAAGAACAACTAA